In a single window of the Amycolatopsis sp. cg5 genome:
- a CDS encoding DUF3488 and DUF4129 domain-containing transglutaminase family protein, whose amino-acid sequence MSTATELHTPTERPVPQPTAWNSSVLAPVAAGAATLCASTSLTGVITGWAWVGYIFVAIVLVACTGLALRSLRAPTIVVGFAQLLVLAFLVTGSFTTTGILKIIPGPAAFGELGDVIGAAAEQIRTTLPPADATPPLLALTTMSIGLVAILIDTLAVAASAPAATGLVLLCVYAVPASLSDEMLPWWTFLLGAGAFAGLLAIDGNHRHRRWRNRDAPGLGNSPGTVATPVAVVSLALVLGLIVGTAVTGVGTVGALPGGSGNGKGGNRTGGYGVAPFTKMRGLLDQGTNVELFKVRGLVGPPRFLRAFTLDTYKPDGDDAGWRIGNDGKLDNRVRADAPSLPPAPGDDGTTAGAQIDIEPTNWVDFWLPVVGQPRAIQGSVVGKDYFYDPAIGAVFSTTQASSGPYTEIASLKQPTKEELRDADAGASQAPETYTAISGINQDVVKLARQITENATNNFDKAAALWRFFTESNGFVYDTKTAPKSSPDGLADFVLRGKRGFCEQFASSMAVMLRSLGIPSRVAIGFTPGEQVADYRAITTKDAHAWVEVYFGDKGWVSFDPTPLSDSRGFVPPYLSSNPQSTDTATQSPEDEKPSKASSSAPATGVPTTTSGAGTKSDDQGSTWPVIVAGILGLLALLVTGLVIFFAVRHIRSLEKKSSGQKKPDEPDDPDAKPPLGPQLTNWLPLAAAGLWLAALGFLAAWLSIWFAVVLVLTVVLVGAPALIRDFTRRRRLQAISSLSPGAADAAWQELMAECTDRGLPIPESDTVRVAGQKLAQKHHLDDEGREGLRTVIGVVERSWYSDGSPMDPRLDPAFDGLRRSLRRNAPMSWKGKLFPKSIFRRKKP is encoded by the coding sequence ATGAGCACGGCTACCGAACTGCACACCCCGACCGAGCGGCCCGTGCCGCAGCCGACCGCGTGGAACAGCTCCGTGCTCGCGCCGGTCGCCGCAGGCGCCGCGACGCTGTGCGCGTCGACCTCGCTGACCGGCGTGATCACCGGCTGGGCCTGGGTCGGCTACATCTTCGTGGCGATCGTGCTGGTCGCCTGCACCGGCCTGGCGCTTCGGTCGCTGCGCGCGCCGACGATCGTCGTCGGGTTCGCGCAGCTGCTGGTGCTGGCGTTCCTGGTGACCGGCTCGTTCACCACCACCGGCATCCTCAAGATCATTCCCGGCCCCGCCGCGTTCGGTGAGCTGGGCGACGTCATCGGCGCCGCGGCCGAGCAGATCCGCACCACACTCCCGCCTGCCGACGCGACCCCGCCGCTGCTGGCGCTGACCACGATGTCGATCGGCCTGGTCGCGATCCTGATCGACACGCTCGCCGTCGCCGCGTCCGCGCCTGCCGCGACCGGACTGGTCCTGCTCTGTGTCTACGCGGTGCCCGCGTCGCTGTCCGACGAGATGCTGCCGTGGTGGACGTTCCTGCTGGGCGCCGGCGCGTTCGCCGGTCTGCTCGCGATCGACGGCAACCACCGGCACCGCCGCTGGCGCAACCGCGACGCGCCTGGCCTCGGCAACTCGCCGGGCACCGTGGCGACCCCGGTCGCCGTGGTCAGCCTGGCGCTGGTGCTCGGGCTGATCGTCGGCACCGCGGTGACCGGCGTCGGCACGGTCGGCGCGCTGCCCGGTGGTTCCGGCAACGGCAAGGGCGGCAACCGCACCGGCGGCTACGGCGTCGCACCGTTCACCAAGATGCGCGGCCTGCTCGACCAGGGCACCAACGTGGAGCTGTTCAAGGTCCGCGGGCTCGTCGGACCACCGCGCTTCCTGCGCGCGTTCACGCTCGACACCTACAAGCCCGACGGTGACGACGCCGGCTGGCGGATCGGCAACGACGGCAAGCTGGACAACCGGGTGCGCGCCGACGCGCCGTCGCTGCCGCCCGCACCGGGCGACGACGGCACCACCGCCGGCGCCCAGATCGACATCGAGCCGACCAACTGGGTCGACTTCTGGCTTCCGGTGGTTGGCCAGCCCCGCGCGATCCAGGGCAGTGTCGTCGGCAAGGACTATTTCTACGACCCCGCCATCGGCGCGGTCTTCAGCACCACGCAGGCCAGCTCCGGCCCGTACACCGAGATCGCCTCGCTCAAGCAGCCGACGAAAGAGGAGCTGCGCGACGCCGACGCGGGCGCGTCCCAGGCACCCGAGACCTACACAGCGATCTCCGGGATCAACCAGGACGTCGTGAAGCTGGCTCGGCAGATCACCGAGAACGCGACGAACAACTTCGACAAGGCCGCCGCGCTCTGGCGGTTCTTCACCGAGTCGAACGGCTTCGTCTACGACACGAAGACCGCGCCGAAGAGCAGCCCTGACGGACTGGCCGACTTCGTGCTGCGCGGCAAGCGTGGCTTCTGCGAGCAGTTCGCCTCCTCCATGGCCGTCATGCTGCGGTCGCTCGGCATCCCCTCCCGGGTGGCGATCGGGTTCACCCCCGGTGAGCAGGTCGCCGACTACCGCGCGATCACCACGAAGGACGCGCACGCCTGGGTCGAGGTCTACTTCGGTGACAAGGGCTGGGTCAGCTTCGACCCGACCCCGCTCTCCGACAGCCGGGGCTTCGTCCCGCCCTACCTGAGCAGCAACCCGCAGAGCACGGACACCGCGACCCAGAGCCCCGAGGACGAGAAGCCGAGCAAGGCCTCCAGCTCGGCGCCGGCCACCGGTGTTCCGACGACCACCAGCGGCGCCGGCACCAAGTCGGACGACCAAGGCTCGACCTGGCCCGTCATCGTGGCCGGGATACTGGGCCTGCTCGCGCTGCTGGTGACCGGCTTGGTGATCTTCTTCGCCGTCCGGCACATCCGTTCCTTGGAAAAGAAGTCTTCCGGCCAGAAAAAGCCGGACGAGCCGGACGACCCCGACGCGAAACCCCCGCTCGGACCTCAGCTGACGAACTGGCTGCCGCTCGCGGCCGCCGGACTGTGGCTCGCGGCGCTCGGGTTCCTCGCGGCGTGGCTGTCGATCTGGTTCGCGGTGGTGCTGGTGCTGACCGTGGTACTGGTCGGCGCGCCCGCGCTGATCCGCGACTTCACCAGACGCCGCCGCCTCCAGGCCATCTCCAGCCTCTCCCCCGGCGCGGCCGACGCGGCGTGGCAAGAGCTGATGGCCGAGTGCACGGACCGTGGCCTGCCGATCCCGGAGAGCGACACCGTGCGCGTCGCGGGACAGAAGCTCGCCCAGAAACATCACCTCGACGACGAGGGCCGCGAGGGCTTGCGGACGGTCATCGGCGTGGTCGAGCGCTCGTGGTACAGCGACGGCAGCCCGATGGACCCGCGGCTCGACCCGGCCTTCGACGGCCTGCGCCGCAGTCTGCGCCGCAACGCCCCGATGTCCTGGAAGGGCAAGCTGTTCCCGAAGAGCATCTTCCGGCGTAAGAAGCCTTAA
- a CDS encoding DUF58 domain-containing protein, with protein MLRALSGLTTRGRCLLAAGVAAAACSVVLNERDLLRVAMFVVALPLLVAGFIALTRLKIGAARKLLPERVSVGSVGEVQLDLWRHGRLPAGEVLLEDGVPYALGARPRFVVERLPHDRPVGLRYPIQPVLRGIQQVGPLRATITDPFGLCEFERELIGHSRLVVVPKVVGLFGLPSGAGIGAGDDGSIRLHAGQGEPDVIVRQYRTGDDLRKVHWRSTARRDEIMVRVEERPWRGGTTVLLDHRAAAHHGAGPAASLEWAVSFAASVCLHLRRSGHRVRLVTEHGQTLADTPGEGGEHYDNIVLDALAALQPAHQRDITLGTDPAEGQELIAVLGTVSNDSVRELTQYRPRGIRSLAVLLDTPTWGGSLNAPGHRATATEESIAILEAAGWGVVVADPVTPMQQVWAELCQTATRRGTLIGGSF; from the coding sequence ATGCTGCGCGCACTCTCCGGCCTGACCACGCGGGGCCGCTGCTTACTAGCCGCTGGGGTGGCCGCCGCGGCGTGCTCCGTGGTGCTGAACGAGCGTGACCTGCTCCGGGTGGCGATGTTCGTCGTCGCGCTGCCACTGCTGGTGGCCGGCTTCATCGCGCTGACCCGGCTGAAGATCGGCGCGGCGCGCAAGCTGCTGCCGGAGCGGGTCTCGGTCGGCTCGGTCGGCGAAGTCCAGCTCGACCTGTGGCGGCACGGCAGGCTCCCGGCAGGCGAGGTGCTGCTCGAAGACGGCGTCCCGTACGCGCTCGGCGCCAGGCCCCGGTTCGTGGTGGAGCGGCTCCCCCACGACCGGCCGGTCGGCCTGCGTTACCCGATCCAGCCGGTGCTGCGCGGTATCCAGCAGGTCGGGCCGCTGCGCGCGACGATCACCGACCCGTTCGGGCTCTGCGAGTTCGAACGGGAACTCATCGGGCACTCACGTCTGGTCGTCGTGCCGAAGGTGGTCGGGCTCTTCGGCCTGCCCAGCGGCGCCGGGATCGGCGCCGGCGACGACGGCAGCATCCGGCTGCACGCGGGCCAGGGCGAGCCGGACGTCATCGTGCGGCAGTACCGCACCGGCGACGACCTGCGGAAGGTGCACTGGCGCTCCACCGCGCGGCGCGACGAGATCATGGTCAGGGTCGAGGAGCGCCCGTGGCGCGGTGGCACCACGGTGCTGCTCGACCACCGCGCGGCCGCGCACCACGGCGCCGGTCCGGCGGCCAGCCTGGAGTGGGCGGTCTCGTTCGCCGCCTCGGTCTGCCTGCACCTGCGCCGGTCGGGGCACCGGGTCCGCCTGGTCACCGAGCACGGCCAGACGCTCGCGGACACTCCCGGCGAAGGCGGGGAGCACTACGACAACATCGTGCTGGACGCGCTGGCCGCGTTGCAGCCCGCGCACCAGCGCGACATCACGCTCGGCACGGACCCGGCCGAGGGCCAGGAGCTGATCGCCGTGCTCGGCACGGTCAGCAACGACTCCGTGCGTGAGCTGACCCAGTACCGCCCGCGCGGCATCCGCAGTCTCGCCGTGCTGCTCGACACCCCGACCTGGGGTGGTTCGCTCAACGCGCCGGGACACCGGGCCACGGCCACCGAGGAGTCGATCGCGATCCTCGAGGCGGCGGGCTGGGGTGTGGTGGTCGCGGACCCGGTCACGCCGATGCAGCAGGTGTGGGCCGAGCTGTGCCAGACGGCCACCCGCCGCGGCACCCTGATCGGGGGATCGTTCTAG
- a CDS encoding AAA family ATPase, which translates to MTSRTQSATPQGEQTTEQTQYEEYSDGSVSGQSNGSLPVGGRASLDELHETARRIAANVERVLVGKPDVIRIAMVTLLAEGHLLVEDVPGVGKTSLAKALARSIDCTVSRIQFTPDLLPSDVTGVSIYNRQSGDFEFRPGPVFANIVVGDEINRASPKTQSALLECMEEHQVTVDTSTYHLDEPFMVIATQNPIEMEGTYALPEAQRDRFTARVSIGYPDLQAELSMVDEHAGHNPLKDLEPVSDRETIQRLIETVRGVHMSPEVRRYAVELAAATRQIPEIRLGASPRATLQLVRAARAQAALSGRDFVVPDDLHSVAVPVLAHRLVLTTEAHAARRSATDVVRSVLHRVPVPQGASHR; encoded by the coding sequence GTGACGTCGAGAACACAGTCTGCGACTCCCCAGGGGGAGCAGACGACCGAGCAAACGCAGTACGAGGAGTACAGCGACGGCTCGGTGAGCGGCCAGAGCAACGGCAGCCTGCCCGTCGGCGGCAGAGCCTCGCTCGACGAGCTGCACGAGACGGCGCGCCGCATCGCCGCCAACGTGGAAAGAGTTCTGGTCGGCAAGCCGGACGTCATCCGGATCGCCATGGTCACCCTGTTGGCTGAAGGCCACCTTCTGGTCGAGGATGTCCCCGGCGTCGGCAAGACGTCGCTGGCCAAGGCGCTGGCGCGGTCGATCGACTGCACGGTGAGCCGCATCCAGTTCACCCCCGACCTGCTGCCGAGCGATGTCACCGGTGTGTCCATCTACAACCGGCAGAGCGGCGACTTCGAGTTCCGGCCCGGCCCCGTCTTCGCGAACATCGTGGTCGGCGACGAGATCAACCGCGCCTCGCCGAAGACGCAGTCCGCGCTGCTCGAGTGCATGGAAGAGCACCAGGTCACGGTCGACACCAGCACCTACCACCTCGACGAGCCGTTCATGGTGATCGCCACCCAGAACCCGATCGAGATGGAAGGCACCTACGCGCTGCCGGAGGCGCAGCGCGACCGGTTCACCGCGCGGGTGTCCATCGGCTACCCGGACCTGCAGGCCGAGCTTTCGATGGTCGACGAGCACGCGGGCCACAACCCGCTCAAGGACCTGGAGCCGGTCTCCGACCGCGAGACGATCCAGCGCCTGATCGAGACCGTCCGCGGCGTGCACATGTCGCCGGAGGTGCGCCGGTACGCCGTCGAGCTGGCGGCCGCGACCAGGCAGATCCCGGAGATCCGCCTCGGCGCGTCCCCGCGTGCCACCCTGCAGCTGGTCCGCGCGGCCCGCGCGCAGGCCGCGCTGTCCGGCCGTGACTTCGTGGTACCCGACGACCTGCACTCGGTCGCGGTGCCGGTGCTCGCGCACCGGCTGGTGCTCACCACCGAGGCGCACGCCGCCCGGCGGTCGGCCACCGATGTCGTGCGCTCCGTGCTGCACCGCGTTCCCGTGCCCCAGGGCGCATCGCACCGCTGA
- a CDS encoding DUF3558 domain-containing protein yields the protein MPLALLLAGCGASPATRVIEPGASLIPVTTSGSVELLSPLDPLNPCELLSPSERSEAGLTSLGKAKPIGPTRACDWTETGKFGVTITLDGRNGLADLQLAKKTGKSKKVGSHQALEAADRAAADGTCAVLLGVGDSASVQVDVSNTTFSDTALACERAGTVAELIEPKLP from the coding sequence TTGCCGCTGGCACTGCTCTTGGCGGGCTGCGGCGCCTCCCCGGCCACCCGCGTGATCGAGCCGGGTGCCTCGCTCATTCCTGTCACCACCTCCGGCAGCGTCGAGCTGCTCTCACCGCTCGATCCGCTCAACCCCTGCGAGCTGCTCTCGCCGTCCGAACGGTCCGAAGCGGGGCTGACCTCGCTGGGCAAGGCGAAGCCGATCGGCCCGACCCGTGCCTGCGACTGGACGGAGACCGGCAAGTTCGGCGTCACCATCACCCTCGACGGCCGCAACGGCCTCGCCGACCTCCAGCTCGCCAAGAAGACGGGCAAGAGCAAGAAGGTCGGCTCCCATCAGGCGCTCGAAGCCGCCGACCGCGCGGCGGCCGACGGCACCTGCGCCGTGCTGCTCGGCGTCGGGGACTCCGCCTCCGTGCAGGTCGACGTCAGCAACACCACCTTCAGCGACACGGCGCTCGCCTGCGAACGGGCGGGCACGGTCGCGGAACTGATCGAACCGAAACTCCCCTAG
- a CDS encoding PE-PGRS family protein gives MVERSVPAADARYEWYSHQAMAAEVADGNDPAAAGEIGGEWGELARRLAESRLSFAAFSAHSEEQWQGAGGDAMRGALTRATAWLDHAVEVSASVGDSVGRQADVAARARADMPPPVDYDPAGMIRTAAASGNLAAMAGLADAMDERRAASEAARRRAIDVMNARDTALGHLAGQPAFDRPPSLGAS, from the coding sequence ATGGTCGAACGTTCGGTGCCCGCCGCGGACGCGCGGTACGAGTGGTACAGCCACCAGGCGATGGCCGCCGAGGTCGCGGACGGCAACGACCCGGCGGCGGCAGGGGAGATCGGCGGCGAGTGGGGCGAGCTGGCGCGGCGGCTCGCGGAATCGCGGCTGTCGTTCGCCGCGTTCTCCGCGCACAGTGAAGAACAGTGGCAAGGCGCGGGAGGCGACGCCATGCGGGGCGCGCTGACCAGGGCGACCGCCTGGCTCGACCACGCGGTCGAGGTCTCGGCGTCGGTCGGGGACTCCGTCGGCAGGCAGGCGGACGTGGCGGCGCGGGCGCGGGCGGACATGCCGCCGCCGGTCGACTACGACCCTGCCGGGATGATCCGCACGGCGGCCGCGAGCGGCAACCTGGCCGCGATGGCCGGGCTCGCCGACGCGATGGACGAGCGCCGGGCGGCTTCGGAAGCGGCACGCCGCCGGGCCATCGACGTGATGAACGCCCGTGACACCGCGCTCGGTCACCTCGCCGGGCAGCCCGCGTTCGACCGGCCGCCCTCACTGGGCGCGTCTTGA
- a CDS encoding ESX secretion-associated protein EspG codes for MIRVSASAFDMLWADLGHGVPPGPLELHSVGATEAERAEIRRDVYDNLAERGLFDAGALDEALETRLAVLASADVYVESEALADMTAESPFRAVAAARGRHAVLATQPDRTIGLSEIRESDLFSAIVDVLPELEPGPGYGVSLPADVLSGTSTSRSGSYERQMREVHAIQARPVYSAGQFTVRVRERDGLRRAGGVSWFSTDVGSYFGSIAPGRGGDWVTVAPADAPRLTSRLASLLAVED; via the coding sequence TTGATCCGCGTCTCGGCCTCGGCTTTCGATATGCTGTGGGCCGACCTCGGGCACGGCGTCCCGCCCGGCCCGCTCGAACTGCACAGCGTCGGCGCGACCGAAGCCGAGCGTGCGGAGATCCGCCGGGACGTCTACGACAATCTCGCCGAACGAGGCCTCTTCGACGCGGGCGCGCTCGACGAGGCGCTCGAAACCCGGCTCGCCGTGCTGGCTTCGGCCGATGTCTACGTCGAGTCGGAGGCGTTGGCCGACATGACGGCCGAGTCGCCGTTCCGCGCGGTCGCGGCGGCGCGGGGGCGTCACGCGGTGCTGGCCACCCAGCCGGACCGGACGATCGGACTCTCGGAGATCCGCGAGTCCGACCTCTTCTCCGCGATCGTCGACGTGCTGCCCGAACTCGAGCCGGGGCCCGGCTACGGCGTGAGCCTGCCCGCGGACGTGCTGAGCGGGACTTCGACGTCGCGCTCGGGTTCGTACGAACGCCAGATGCGTGAGGTCCATGCCATTCAGGCCAGGCCGGTCTACAGTGCGGGCCAGTTCACTGTCCGCGTCCGCGAGCGCGACGGCCTGCGTCGCGCGGGCGGCGTCAGCTGGTTCAGCACGGACGTCGGCTCCTACTTCGGCTCGATCGCGCCCGGCCGCGGCGGCGACTGGGTCACGGTCGCCCCCGCCGACGCCCCTCGGCTCACGAGCCGCCTCGCTTCACTGCTCGCCGTCGAGGACTGA
- the mraZ gene encoding division/cell wall cluster transcriptional repressor MraZ, whose protein sequence is MFLGTHTPKLDDKGRLTLPAKFRDALAGGLMVTKGQDHCLYVFPRAEFEQMARKVAEAPFTNEAVRAYQRYLFAGTDEQRPDGQGRVAIAPELRRYAGLNKECVVIGAITRLEIWDAQAWQGYLDEHEDSYAKARDEVLPGVF, encoded by the coding sequence ATGTTCCTCGGCACCCACACCCCGAAGCTGGACGACAAGGGGCGGCTCACGCTGCCAGCGAAGTTCCGCGACGCACTGGCCGGTGGGCTGATGGTCACCAAGGGGCAGGACCACTGTCTCTACGTCTTTCCACGGGCCGAGTTCGAGCAGATGGCACGCAAGGTCGCCGAAGCGCCGTTCACCAACGAAGCGGTTCGGGCCTATCAGCGCTATCTCTTCGCGGGTACTGACGAACAGCGACCTGACGGACAGGGGCGCGTCGCGATCGCGCCCGAGCTCCGGCGCTACGCCGGGCTCAACAAGGAGTGCGTGGTGATCGGAGCGATCACCAGGTTGGAGATCTGGGACGCCCAAGCGTGGCAGGGCTACCTGGACGAACACGAGGACAGCTACGCGAAGGCCAGAGACGAAGTTCTGCCGGGCGTCTTTTAG
- the rsmH gene encoding 16S rRNA (cytosine(1402)-N(4))-methyltransferase RsmH gives MTTPEHVPVLLDRIVELFAPVFTDREAVLVDATVGLGGHSDALLTAFPMLRLVALDRDPAALEKSGERLAKHGDRVNFVHAVYDRMPEALEGLGLSRVDGILFDLGVSSMQLDRAERGFAYSKDSPLDMRMDPTTGFTAADVLNTYEPRELMRILREYGEERFAQRIVKSVVAEREREPFTNSGRLVELLYDAVPAASRRTGGHPAKRTFQALRIEVNGELEVLRRALPAALGSLAMGGRVVIESYQSLEDRMVKQALAELAKSRTPEGLPVELPGHGPELKLLTRGAEKADEGEIEHNPRAASVRLRAAERIGEAAR, from the coding sequence ATGACCACACCTGAACATGTTCCGGTTCTGCTGGACCGCATCGTCGAGCTCTTCGCTCCGGTGTTCACCGATCGTGAAGCCGTCCTGGTCGACGCCACCGTCGGCCTCGGCGGCCATTCCGACGCGCTGCTGACCGCCTTCCCCATGCTGCGCCTGGTCGCGCTCGACCGTGACCCGGCCGCGCTGGAGAAGTCGGGTGAGCGGCTCGCGAAGCACGGCGACCGCGTGAACTTCGTGCACGCCGTCTACGACCGGATGCCCGAGGCGCTCGAGGGACTCGGCCTGTCCCGTGTGGACGGCATCCTGTTCGACCTCGGCGTCTCGTCGATGCAGCTCGACCGGGCGGAGCGCGGGTTCGCGTATTCCAAGGACTCGCCGCTCGACATGCGCATGGACCCGACCACCGGGTTCACCGCCGCCGACGTGCTGAACACCTACGAGCCGCGCGAGCTGATGCGGATCCTGCGCGAGTACGGCGAAGAGCGCTTCGCCCAGCGGATCGTCAAATCCGTTGTGGCGGAACGGGAACGTGAGCCGTTCACGAACAGCGGCAGGCTCGTGGAGCTGCTCTACGACGCGGTGCCCGCGGCGAGCAGGCGCACCGGCGGCCACCCGGCGAAGCGCACCTTCCAGGCACTGCGGATCGAGGTCAACGGCGAGCTCGAGGTGCTGCGCCGGGCACTGCCCGCCGCGCTGGGCTCACTCGCCATGGGCGGGCGCGTCGTGATCGAGAGCTATCAGTCCCTTGAGGACAGGATGGTCAAGCAGGCGCTGGCCGAACTCGCGAAATCCCGGACGCCGGAAGGGCTCCCGGTGGAGCTGCCCGGACACGGACCCGAACTGAAACTGCTGACCAGAGGGGCCGAAAAGGCCGACGAAGGAGAAATCGAGCACAACCCGCGCGCCGCCTCCGTGCGGTTGCGCGCGGCTGAGCGGATCGGAGAGGCAGCCAGATGA